Proteins encoded together in one Heliangelus exortis chromosome 13, bHelExo1.hap1, whole genome shotgun sequence window:
- the ZDHHC7 gene encoding palmitoyltransferase ZDHHC7: MQSSGHRFRDVEHHPLLAENDSYDSSSSEADMAERVWFIRDGCGMVCAIMTWLLVVYADFVVTFVMLLPSKDFWYSVINGVLFNCLAVLALSSHLRTMLTDPGAVPKGNATKEYMDNLQLKPGEVIYKCPKCCSIKPERAHHCSICKRCIRKMDHHCPWVNNCVGEKNQRFFVLFTMYIALISAHALVLCGFQFFSCVRGQWTECSDFSPPVTVILMIFLCLEGFLFLTFTAVMFGTQIHSICNDETEIERLKSEKPTWERRLRWEGMKSVFGGQPSLLWINPFAGFRIRRLLLRAKKGGPEFSV; the protein is encoded by the exons ATGCAGTCATCAGGGCACAGGTTCCGGGATGTTGAGCACCACCCACTTCTTGCTGAAAATGACAGCTACGATTCCTCTTCCTCAGAGGCTGACATGGCAGAGAGGGTTTGGTTCATCCGGGATGGCTGTGGCATGGTCTGTGCCATAATGACATGGCTGCTGGTTGTCTATGCAGACTTTGTAGTAACTTTTGTCATGTTGCTGCCTTCCAAAGACTTTTGGTACTCTGTGATCAACGGGGTTCTCTTTAACtgcttggcagtgctggcttTGTCATCACATCTGAGAACTATGCTCACTGATCCA ggaGCTGTACCCAAAGGAAATGCCACTAAAGAATACATGGATAATTTGCAACTGAAGCCAGGAGAAGTGATCTACAAATGTCCCAAGTGCTGTAGTATCAAACCTGAACGTGCACACCATTGCAG tatttGCAAACGATGTATTCGGAAGATGGATCACCACTGCCCCTGGGTGAATAATTGTGTGGGGGAGAAAAATCAGaggttttttgttctgtttacg atGTACATAGCCCTAATTTCAGCTCATGCGCTCGTTCTCTGTGGGTTCCAGTTTTTCTCCTGTGTCCGAGGGCAGTGGACTG aatgcAGTGACTTCTCCCCACCTGTAACTGTGATCCTGATGATCTTCTTGTGCCTTGaaggttttctgtttctcacttTCACTGCAGTCATGTTTGGCACCCAAATCCACTCAATATGCAATGATGAAACG GAGATTGAAAGACTGAAGAGTGAAAAGCCAACGTGGGAGAGGAGACTACGTTGGGAAGGAATGAAATCAGTTTTTGGGGGTCAGCCTTCACTCCTCTGGATCAACCCTTTTGCAGGATTTCGGATCAGGCGACTCCTGCTGCGAGCAAAGAAAGGAGGACCTGAGTTTTCTGTTTGA
- the LOC139801895 gene encoding uncharacterized protein isoform X1 — protein MAPRTGTRNGNDRSRVPAESGPEAGFGGSAPRFPALRSAPRSAMRALPALLGVRRAGNPGIWVTLKRWVLGWLLLFHGAWKQRVAGGSPAEPRRPRPLRPDPHALDSVYFTGFAETNRTFVIARLAKRPNGTCEMWLFLRVDGEGDFEHPQHPNMMVSDESEEIWSAGGLTIEYLEPQASWKISFNGLLRKGPYRQQWSEEEGELVPVKFSLHWKNFTEVFNFNTDSHPSTFARAFAQEPWTMEFFQRVKKQREQHFRHEQWGQAVGEIEIENGEKTKLSLKGIRSHSYGVRNWSEIHRYVMILAHFEDGTAAHLTVISMPATTTNLTVGYVFFPDGRKSGIEWSNASLAEIADDGIIRDEYGVSFTAGGKNFDVSARLDKQACPVVYNGLTGSGVFHECIADFQLNGLTPGWGLAEFYYRDEAAQLVPNLQLGSKAKGPNFPSWHSVTDGSPP, from the exons ATGGCGCCAAGAACCGGGACACGAAACGGAAACGATCGGTCCCGTGTCCCGGCGGAGAGCGGCCCCGAGGCGGGGTTTGGCGGTTCCGCTCCGCGCTTCCCCGCTCTCCGTTCCGCGCCCCGCTCCGCGATGCGGGCGCTGCCGGCGCTGCTCGGGGTGCGGCGGGCGGGCAACCCCGGCATTTGGGTCACTCTGAAGCGCTGGGTCCTGGGCTGGCTCCTGCTTTTCCACGGTGCTTGGAAGCAGCGGGTGGCCGGGGGAAGTCCCGCCGAGCCCCGGCGGCCACGTCCGCTCCGTCCCGACCCCCAC GCATTGGACTCAGTTTACTTCACTGGCTTTGCAGAGACCAACAGGACCTTTGTGATTGCTCGTCTTGCCAAACGTCCTAATGGGACGTGTGAGATGTGGCTCTTCCTGAGGGTGGATGGAGAAGGAGACTTTGAA CACCCACAACATCCAAACATGATGGTGAGTGATGAATCTGAAGAGATTTGGAGTGCAGGAGGGCTCACTATTGAATACTTAGAGCCCCAAGCAAGCTGGAAAATAAGTTTCAATGGACTCCTCAG AAAAGGACCCTACAGGCAGCAGTGGAGTGAAGAAGAAGGTGAACTTGTACCAGTGAAATTCTCTTTACA TTGGAAGAATTTCACTGAAGTCTTTAACTTTAACACTGACAGTCACCCCAGCACATTTGCACGTGCTTTTGCCCAAGAACCTTGGACCATGGAGTTCTTCCAGAGGGTCAAAAA acAAAGGGAACAACATTTCCGACACGAGCAGTGGGGCCAGGCTGTTGGAGAAATTGAAAtagaaaatggagagaaaacCAAACTTTCCCTCAAAGGCATTCGGAGCCACTCTTATG GTGTCAGGAACTGGTCTGAGATTCACCGTTATGTCATGATTTTGGCACATTTTGAG GATGGGACTGCAGCACATTTAACAGTTATCAGTATGCCAGCTACCACAACTAA CCTCACTGTAGGTTATGTCTTTTTCCCTGATGGGAGGAAATCTGGCATCGAGTGGTCCAATGCCTCTCTGGCTGAGATTGCTGATGATGGCATCATCAGGGATGAATATGGTGTCAGTTTTACTGCTG GTGGCAAGAACTTTGATGTCTCTGCAAGGCTGGATAAGCAGGCTTGCCCCGTGGTCTACAATGGCCTGACTGGCAGTGGTGTTTTCCATGAGTGCATTGCAGATTTCCAACTGAATGGGTTAACTCCAGGCTGGGGCTTGGCTGAGTTTTATTACAG GGATGAAGCTGCCCAGCTGGTTCCAAATTTGCAGCTTGGTTCAAAAGCCAAAGGACCCAATTTTCCCTCCTGGCACTCTGTGACTGATGGTTCTCCCCCATGa
- the LOC139801895 gene encoding uncharacterized protein isoform X2, whose protein sequence is MAPRTGTRNGNDRSRVPAESGPEAGFGGSAPRFPALRSAPRSAMRALPALLGVRRAGNPGIWVTLKRWVLGWLLLFHGAWKQRVAGGSPAEPRRPRPLRPDPHALDSVYFTGFAETNRTFVIARLAKRPNGTCEMWLFLRVDGEGDFEHPQHPNMMVSDESEEIWSAGGLTIEYLEPQASWKISFNGLLRKGPYRQQWSEEEGELVPVKFSLHWKNFTEVFNFNTDSHPSTFARAFAQEPWTMEFFQRVKKQREQHFRHEQWGQAVGEIEIENGEKTKLSLKGIRSHSYGVRNWSEIHRYVMILAHFEDGTAAHLTVISMPATTTNLTVGYVFFPDGRKSGIEWSNASLAEIADDGIIRDEYGVSFTAGMKLPSWFQICSLVQKPKDPIFPPGTL, encoded by the exons ATGGCGCCAAGAACCGGGACACGAAACGGAAACGATCGGTCCCGTGTCCCGGCGGAGAGCGGCCCCGAGGCGGGGTTTGGCGGTTCCGCTCCGCGCTTCCCCGCTCTCCGTTCCGCGCCCCGCTCCGCGATGCGGGCGCTGCCGGCGCTGCTCGGGGTGCGGCGGGCGGGCAACCCCGGCATTTGGGTCACTCTGAAGCGCTGGGTCCTGGGCTGGCTCCTGCTTTTCCACGGTGCTTGGAAGCAGCGGGTGGCCGGGGGAAGTCCCGCCGAGCCCCGGCGGCCACGTCCGCTCCGTCCCGACCCCCAC GCATTGGACTCAGTTTACTTCACTGGCTTTGCAGAGACCAACAGGACCTTTGTGATTGCTCGTCTTGCCAAACGTCCTAATGGGACGTGTGAGATGTGGCTCTTCCTGAGGGTGGATGGAGAAGGAGACTTTGAA CACCCACAACATCCAAACATGATGGTGAGTGATGAATCTGAAGAGATTTGGAGTGCAGGAGGGCTCACTATTGAATACTTAGAGCCCCAAGCAAGCTGGAAAATAAGTTTCAATGGACTCCTCAG AAAAGGACCCTACAGGCAGCAGTGGAGTGAAGAAGAAGGTGAACTTGTACCAGTGAAATTCTCTTTACA TTGGAAGAATTTCACTGAAGTCTTTAACTTTAACACTGACAGTCACCCCAGCACATTTGCACGTGCTTTTGCCCAAGAACCTTGGACCATGGAGTTCTTCCAGAGGGTCAAAAA acAAAGGGAACAACATTTCCGACACGAGCAGTGGGGCCAGGCTGTTGGAGAAATTGAAAtagaaaatggagagaaaacCAAACTTTCCCTCAAAGGCATTCGGAGCCACTCTTATG GTGTCAGGAACTGGTCTGAGATTCACCGTTATGTCATGATTTTGGCACATTTTGAG GATGGGACTGCAGCACATTTAACAGTTATCAGTATGCCAGCTACCACAACTAA CCTCACTGTAGGTTATGTCTTTTTCCCTGATGGGAGGAAATCTGGCATCGAGTGGTCCAATGCCTCTCTGGCTGAGATTGCTGATGATGGCATCATCAGGGATGAATATGGTGTCAGTTTTACTGCTG GGATGAAGCTGCCCAGCTGGTTCCAAATTTGCAGCTTGGTTCAAAAGCCAAAGGACCCAATTTTCCCTCCTGGCACTCTGTGA